The window GCTCGCCGCTGCCGGCGACGGTCGCGGTGACCAAGCCCCCGCCGGCGGTGCCGGTCAGCTCCGCCTCGGCGAGCTCGGCCTGCGCCTTGGCGATCTGCTGCTGCATCTTCTGCGCCTGCTTCAGCATCTGCTGCATGTTCGGCTGTCCACCTGGGCGCACGGATGGCTCCTTCTCGCACTCGTCTGCTCGGCCGCCGCTCAGCCTATCGGCTGTGAGCAGCCTCGCCCCGCCCGGTGCTTCCCTCGCGCCGGGTCCGGGCGCAGGATCACGGGACCGACCGGACGGAGGTGGCGGATGTCCCGGGAACAGGCCGCGGCGGCCATGGAACGACAGGCCCGGGCCTGCGCCGACATGGATGCCGCCCTCTACGCCCACCTGCTGGCGCGCGCCGCAGGGGACGTACGGGCCGGCGGCCCGTGCGCCACCGTCATCAAGGGGTACGAGGACGCCGACGCCGACGCCCTCGTGTCGATACGCCTGCTCGGCGGGGTGCACGCCCTGGTGCTGTCCGGCCGGGCGCCCGAGCTGGCCCGGTTCTACCCCAGCGCGGGTGGGGCGTACCGGGCGGCGGACGCCCCCGCCTGCTGGGCCGCGTTCCGGGCGGTCGTCGAGGCCGAGCACGACACGCTGCGCGGCTGGCTGCGCCGACCGCCCCAGACCAACGAGGTCGGTCGGGCCAACCTGCTGCTGGCCGGCCTGCTGCACGCCGTCCACGAGGTGGGCGGGCTGCCGGTGCGCCTCGTCGAGCTGGGCGCGAGCGCCGGGCTGAACCTGCGCGCCGACCGGTTCCGCATCGAGGCCGCCGGCTTCGCCTGGGGACCGGCCGACTCCCCGGTACAGCTGCCGGACGCCTGGCGGGGCGGGGTGCCCGACTGGCTGCGGGCGGCGGCCGAGGCGTACCCCGAGCTGACCGTGGTGGAGCGGCTCGGCTGCGACGTCAGCCCGCTCGACCCGGGCGACCCCGACGGCGCGCTCGCGCTGCGGGCGTACCTCTGGCCGGAGCACACCGCCCGCGCGGCCCGGCTGGCCGGCGCGCTGGAGCTGGC is drawn from Micromonospora sp. NBC_01740 and contains these coding sequences:
- a CDS encoding DUF2332 domain-containing protein: MSREQAAAAMERQARACADMDAALYAHLLARAAGDVRAGGPCATVIKGYEDADADALVSIRLLGGVHALVLSGRAPELARFYPSAGGAYRAADAPACWAAFRAVVEAEHDTLRGWLRRPPQTNEVGRANLLLAGLLHAVHEVGGLPVRLVELGASAGLNLRADRFRIEAAGFAWGPADSPVQLPDAWRGGVPDWLRAAAEAYPELTVVERLGCDVSPLDPGDPDGALALRAYLWPEHTARAARLAGALELAGRLPARVVAAGAADFLAGITPRPGTLTVVWHSVMRQYVPGEEWARVTAELDRLAAAGGTDAPVAHLSFEPHPREARNDFQLRARLGTGPERLLAEAHPHGLPAWPA